The following proteins come from a genomic window of Dongia rigui:
- a CDS encoding trimethyllysine dioxygenase, with the protein MTHLTHAAIQRDAVEIAFADGSTHLFGLTWLRDHCTCASCRHPETQQRLLDTFALPQDLNLATLALGAGGTTLSLGWADGHESVFAAGDLAESLRPVGILTSDITTWNDAEISADFPQVDFDALMADDAVLETYLEKIERFGFCFVEATPGTPEATQAVAKRVAYIRETIFGGYWDFTANMEHKDTAYTSMAIGPHTDGTYSFDAPGYQMFHCLAADCTGGENVFVDAFRIAEIMRGDTPQLYRVLTQVEVPGQYIDLEKGIHLMARRPLFREDSTGRLAQVSFNNHDRAPFALEPARMALFQQAYAMFAKLANDRSLQYRRRLLPGSVVLFDNWRLLHARDAYTGYRRLAGAYLNKEDVESRLRVLRLKKAQRAA; encoded by the coding sequence ATGACCCATCTCACCCATGCCGCGATCCAGCGCGATGCCGTCGAGATCGCCTTTGCCGATGGCAGCACGCATCTTTTCGGCCTCACCTGGCTGCGCGACCATTGCACCTGCGCCAGCTGCCGGCATCCCGAAACGCAGCAGCGCCTGCTCGACACCTTCGCACTGCCGCAGGATCTCAACCTCGCCACCCTGGCGCTGGGTGCTGGCGGCACGACGCTGTCGCTCGGCTGGGCCGATGGCCATGAGAGCGTGTTTGCAGCCGGTGATCTCGCAGAAAGCCTGCGGCCCGTGGGCATCCTCACCTCCGACATCACGACCTGGAACGATGCCGAGATATCGGCCGACTTCCCGCAGGTCGACTTCGATGCATTGATGGCGGATGATGCGGTGCTCGAGACCTATCTGGAGAAGATCGAGCGCTTTGGTTTCTGCTTCGTCGAGGCGACGCCGGGAACGCCGGAGGCAACGCAAGCGGTCGCCAAGCGTGTCGCCTATATCCGCGAGACGATCTTCGGCGGCTATTGGGATTTCACCGCCAATATGGAGCATAAGGACACCGCCTATACCTCGATGGCGATCGGTCCGCATACCGACGGCACCTACAGTTTCGATGCGCCCGGCTATCAGATGTTCCATTGCCTGGCGGCGGATTGCACAGGCGGCGAGAACGTCTTCGTCGATGCCTTCCGCATCGCCGAGATCATGAGGGGCGACACGCCGCAGCTCTACCGTGTGCTCACGCAAGTCGAGGTGCCGGGGCAATATATCGACCTCGAGAAGGGCATTCATCTGATGGCGCGCCGGCCGCTCTTCCGCGAAGATTCAACGGGTCGCCTGGCGCAGGTGTCGTTCAACAACCACGACCGCGCGCCCTTCGCCCTGGAGCCCGCGCGCATGGCGCTGTTCCAGCAGGCCTATGCGATGTTCGCCAAACTCGCCAATGACCGCAGCCTGCAATATCGCCGCCGCCTGCTGCCCGGGTCGGTGGTGCTGTTCGACAATTGGCGCCTGTTGCATGCGCGCGATGCCTATACCGGCTATCGCCGCTTGGCCGGCGCCTATCTCAACAAGGAAGACGTCGAGAGCCGCCTCCGCGTCCTGCGTTTGAAGAAGGCACAGCGGGCGGCTTAA
- a CDS encoding endonuclease/exonuclease/phosphatase family protein — protein sequence MKKLHWVALLLAALLISPGRGRAEDTQTLRIMTFNIFLGGDQVSFAKVIEAIKASKADIVALQEAEGHTREIADALGWPYAVANRNVISRLPLFAPPTAIGPDGNDLNYLFAEITPGKFVAVADVHLPSDPYGPYAFREGKSAEEVMKLEEETRLPAITAYIEPLKKLADSGVPVVVLGDFNSPSHLDWTKAMVGKRPQITAPMDWPASKALADAGFTDAYRAVHPDPVAKPGITWSYGYPFPHLDANEALDRIDLIQVAGPAKTTAAEIAGDPKMPDTDIPVSPWPSDHRAVTATLDVTPGPVPAMVSIEPRSVKVGDMVRIRFHAATEDGRYEGGRIAVIADGGDVAAPLLSLYANNGTDRASSQDLGTAGLAPGAYQGVMLGADGKELARAPFWVVARDAMPTLATDKADYAAGEPVVARWANAPGNRFDWLGLFAKGDPAEDNYQQFFYINSAVAGSLTLDKDLLGDALAAGDYELRLMRDDAYARLAVAAFTVK from the coding sequence ATGAAGAAGCTTCACTGGGTGGCGTTGCTGTTGGCGGCGCTGTTGATTTCGCCCGGGCGCGGTCGCGCCGAGGATACGCAGACCCTGCGTATCATGACCTTCAATATCTTCCTCGGCGGCGACCAGGTGAGCTTTGCCAAGGTGATCGAGGCGATCAAGGCATCGAAGGCCGATATCGTGGCGCTGCAGGAAGCCGAAGGGCATACGCGCGAGATCGCCGATGCGCTGGGCTGGCCCTATGCCGTGGCCAATCGCAATGTCATTTCGCGCTTACCGCTGTTCGCGCCGCCGACCGCGATCGGCCCGGATGGTAACGACCTCAATTACCTCTTTGCTGAAATCACGCCGGGCAAGTTCGTGGCGGTGGCCGACGTGCATCTCCCCTCCGACCCTTACGGCCCCTATGCCTTTCGTGAGGGCAAGTCGGCCGAGGAGGTGATGAAGCTGGAGGAAGAGACTCGCCTCCCCGCCATTACCGCCTATATCGAGCCCTTGAAGAAGCTGGCCGATAGCGGCGTGCCGGTGGTGGTGCTCGGTGATTTCAATTCGCCCTCGCATCTCGACTGGACCAAGGCCATGGTGGGCAAGCGTCCCCAGATCACGGCGCCGATGGACTGGCCGGCTTCGAAGGCGCTGGCCGATGCCGGCTTCACCGATGCCTACCGCGCCGTTCATCCAGACCCGGTGGCCAAGCCCGGCATCACCTGGAGCTATGGCTATCCCTTCCCGCATCTTGACGCCAATGAGGCGCTCGACCGCATCGACCTCATCCAGGTGGCGGGGCCGGCCAAAACAACCGCTGCCGAGATTGCCGGCGATCCGAAGATGCCGGATACCGACATTCCCGTCTCGCCCTGGCCGTCCGACCACCGCGCAGTCACGGCGACGCTGGATGTAACGCCGGGGCCTGTCCCGGCGATGGTCTCGATCGAGCCGCGCTCGGTCAAGGTCGGCGACATGGTGCGCATCCGCTTCCATGCCGCGACAGAAGATGGGCGCTATGAGGGCGGGCGCATCGCCGTCATCGCCGATGGCGGCGATGTGGCGGCACCCTTGCTGTCGCTCTATGCCAATAACGGCACCGACCGGGCAAGTTCGCAGGATCTCGGCACGGCTGGCCTCGCACCCGGCGCCTATCAGGGCGTGATGCTGGGGGCTGACGGCAAGGAATTGGCACGTGCGCCGTTCTGGGTCGTGGCGCGGGATGCCATGCCGACGCTCGCCACCGACAAGGCGGATTATGCGGCGGGCGAGCCGGTGGTGGCGCGCTGGGCCAATGCACCGGGCAACCGGTTCGACTGGCTGGGCCTCTTTGCCAAGGGCGACCCGGCCGAAGACAATTACCAGCAATTCTTCTACATCAATTCGGCCGTCGCGGGATCATTGACGCTCGATAAGGACTTGCTGGGTGATGCGCTGGCCGCCGGTGATTACGAGCTGCGCCTGATGCGCGACGATGCCTATGCAAGACTCGCGGTGGCCGCGTTTACGGTGAAGTGA
- a CDS encoding calcium-binding protein has product MIRNRLYENGTYWNKTVLGTDSSETLRANTLWLDDRLFGGGGNDTLIADGDYALLVGGAGNDDITGSEHGDDIYGDNPPVDDVFWDGAYITVSNSPGNDDRIVGGRGNDAIDGGRGNDLIYGGFDKPVAVQAGTKYDDDDTIYAGTGDDTVYGGLGDDYVRGGSDNDRLFGENGGDLLRGDNGNDYIEGGEGGDWIEGGDDNDFIDGGADGDILLGEEGNDILNGGSGNDDLMGGAGNDTLSGQAGDDDLSGSDGSDTLDGGDGNDFLSAGEGTDWLFGGSGNDRMRGEGDLDVLFGEAGDDTLEGGDGNDRLFGGDQRDTLDGGSGNDTLHGGTGNDTLSGGLGIDDLFGDEGADIFIAGGDKVQDFSTQDGDRLDFRGTSVDSFNDLLNNHAFQNGADVGILATIDGGGAFMMTIKNTDIDSLRAGDFLF; this is encoded by the coding sequence ATGATCCGGAACAGGCTCTACGAGAACGGCACCTATTGGAACAAGACGGTGCTCGGCACGGACAGCAGCGAGACGCTGCGCGCCAATACGCTGTGGCTCGATGACCGCCTGTTCGGTGGCGGCGGCAACGACACCCTCATCGCCGACGGCGATTATGCCCTGCTGGTGGGTGGCGCCGGCAATGACGACATCACCGGCAGCGAGCATGGTGACGACATCTATGGCGACAACCCGCCGGTTGACGACGTGTTCTGGGATGGCGCCTACATCACCGTCAGCAACAGCCCGGGCAATGACGACCGCATCGTCGGCGGTCGGGGCAATGACGCAATCGACGGCGGTCGTGGCAACGATCTGATTTATGGCGGCTTCGACAAGCCGGTCGCCGTGCAGGCCGGCACCAAATACGACGATGACGACACCATCTATGCCGGCACCGGTGACGACACCGTCTATGGCGGCCTCGGCGATGATTACGTACGCGGCGGCAGCGACAACGACCGGCTCTTCGGCGAGAACGGCGGCGATCTACTCCGCGGCGACAACGGCAACGATTACATCGAGGGTGGCGAAGGCGGCGATTGGATCGAGGGTGGCGATGACAACGACTTCATCGACGGCGGCGCCGACGGCGACATTCTCCTGGGCGAAGAGGGCAACGACATCTTAAATGGCGGTTCGGGCAACGACGATTTGATGGGCGGTGCCGGCAATGACACGCTCTCCGGCCAGGCCGGCGATGACGATCTCTCCGGCTCTGACGGTAGCGACACGCTCGACGGCGGCGACGGCAATGACTTCCTGTCTGCTGGCGAGGGCACCGATTGGCTCTTTGGCGGCAGCGGCAATGACAGGATGCGGGGAGAAGGCGACCTCGACGTCCTCTTCGGTGAAGCGGGCGACGACACGCTCGAAGGCGGCGATGGCAATGACCGTCTGTTCGGCGGTGACCAGCGAGACACGCTGGATGGCGGTTCGGGCAACGACACCCTCCATGGCGGCACCGGCAACGATACGCTCTCCGGCGGCCTCGGCATCGACGACCTCTTCGGCGACGAAGGCGCCGACATCTTCATCGCCGGCGGCGACAAGGTGCAGGACTTCAGCACCCAGGACGGCGACCGCCTCGATTTTCGCGGCACCAGCGTCGACAGCTTCAATGATCTCCTCAACAACCACGCTTTCCAGAACGGCGCGGATGTCGGCATCCTAGCCACTATCGACGGCGGCGGCGCCTTCATGATGACGATCAAGAATACGGATATCGACAGCCTGCGGGCGGGCGATTTCCTGTTTTGA